The genomic DNA GTATATGTAGAGTTTTGTGGCTGGAGCACCCGACTCTCCCATCTTCTCACTGGGACCTGTCACAATGGATTCCTTTTTATTGAACCAGCATGAATTGGGAGCAACTACACTGATGTCAAGCCACCTTGAGATATATAAGGCGAAGCCTAGGGAAGCCAAAAGTCTTTTTTCCATGGGCTGTAACAAGTCCCAAGTGAGAGGAATTGGGCCCTTTCTCTTAAAACAAGTTGTTTTCTTGGCAGTCTGCTTTAAATGTGCCCTTGAGCACACCAGCATTATGAGGATGCAGTGTCCTGTAGGAAGACCTTGGATGTGCACTTGTGAACCAGCCTTGCCAGAGTTCATTTGGGGTGCAAAAGCATCTTTCCATGCTCCCTTTGCAATGCTGCTGAAAGGATGCAAACTTGCAGTGGCATCTGGAAAACTCAAGGAGTGGGAAGAgacaaggagagggctgaggATTTGCTGCTAGAGCTGCTTATATGTCAGGCTAACCCCTGGCAGGAGGATTTACATCGGGTACTAGGAAAGCAGTGTGGGTGAAGGGAAAAATCCCTGAAGCAAGGAGAtatgctgctccccagcactgctctggtcTGAGGTCAGGGGCTCATATCTCCCCTTTCCTGCTTTAATTTGCTCTCCCGCCGGAGTGCAGGAATGAGCTGTGGGGTGAAGGCAGAGAGCACAAGCAAGGGCTTCACCCAGTGCAAGGGGAAACTGTGCTGTCACAGAAGGACATTTGCAGCATTCCTTGTCTCCTGGCTTTCCTTTGTGAGCAATCTCCAGGGAAATCAAACCTGACTTCGCTCCATTAGCTGTTAACCTCCTGGCTGCTGGGCCTGTCTTTTGCATTACAACGGAACAGAGCTGCTTGGCACGCTGCTGTCAGGATCCAAATGAGCTTTGATAAAAGACCAAGTGTTAGAGCGAAAAGAACTTCTTACCAAAAGTTGTTTTCAATTTCCTGAACTAGTTATATCCACTCCCCTTTGCTCCTGGACTCAAGCAATCCATCTTCTGGAGGAGCCttgcttcattatttttatttccctcagTGCAGTTGACACTTAGTCTGGGTTTCCCAACCCTCCCAGCTCCAATTCATTAGCTTCAAAGGCTGTACAAAGCTGCTGTGGGTTCCCCAGCTGCTCGCACATGGGCACACGCCTGCCTTGGTTCTGTAGGCTTTGGTTTCCAAGGTTGAGATGCAACACAGTTCTGTCAGTCTCAGGATATGAGTGCTGTGGCAAGGGCACGTAGGGCTTGGCTGTAGGATTTTGGGGTTTCCAATTCATCTTGGTAGTGTGCTCACCCTGTGTGAATTGCTTGTCTGggtttctgggcagcctgaaatGCTGCTGCCGAAGGCAAGAGAAAGGGGTGACTTAGAAATGTGTCCTTGGAAAATAGTAGCTGTGGATGAACAGGACCCCTGCGTGTGGCAGAGAGGCATGGTAAAAGGAATGTGGTCTTTGAGGTGGATGCAAGAACCCAGCTGGGCAGTGAGACTGCAGACTTTCAGTGGTAGCGACCTTGTGCAGAACTGTTTACTATTAAAGCAGTTTTCCTGAGGCAGGTATCTCTCAGTCCTAAGCAAAACATATCTTCCACAGgctgctgtgtttatttttaagctagCAAATTTGGCTAATGTCGCTGCAGGCGTAGaggctttttcttgttttacttgCAGCAATGTCATTCTTCTTAATTAACTTCTCTTCCCCTACAAGTCTTACCACCCAGGCTCTGCAAGAATCAAGATAACGGCAAAAATGAGGCCAGCAGAGATGACCATCTTTACAGACTCCCACGGCACCCAGCACAACCCATTAAAAATCAGCTCCAgaccaggcagaaaaaaaaaatctactgcCAAAATGGGAATAAAACACTTCCCCACCCCCTGCTTGGCCATGAAATATTTCCGAAGAACAGGCAAGAGGTTAGTTGAAAACACAGGGGAATGTGGGCAGCTAAACTATGCATCCACCTCTTGCTGCCTGCTGATCttacaaagatgatcagggatTTCCATCTATGGGGGGGGGAAGCGGACATGGGAGATGGGGTGGTGAGCCTTTGGGAGGGGCTTGTTTCAAATTTTGCAAAACCAgggtttgctttctcttcccttgGAGGCTCTGACCTGgcctctgcaggagctgctggtggcCAGGCTCGCATCCTTCCCCTGGCACAGCCGTGCTCTGCTCTGTTGTGCGGCAGCTTATTGCCACTGCAGATGCATGAAGCAAGTTTGGCTTTAACAGGAGGGAAGCAAGATTGAGTATGAGCATTTTAAGGTTATGAAAATGTAAACCCTGATGGGCTGTGACTAGCTCCTGTCTTTCTGCCCTTGTCTGGGCTAGGAGTTCATATTGTTCAGTGAGACCATTTGTTTTGTAGGGACCAAGTGATTGAAAACAGCCATGATATTACTATGTGTGGACAGtacattttttccatgcattttcaTAATCCTTTTCCCAAAGGATCAGAAGCATCTTTATTCTATAACTCCACAATGAGTTGGAGCAGCTCCTCGGGCGGGAATTGTTCTGCTCCGTGGACTACTTAATGCTTCCTATAAACTACTGCCAAATTAGGTAGGTAATACTCAATGTTTCTGACCTGAGTAGCAAACTATTTGTAGCTGTGTATCAAAGTAGAGATAGGGCTGGAGATACTAGAGGTGAGCTTGGggttacagaagagaaaatgatggCTGTAAAGAACGTGAGTTTATGCATTGTAAGCATATGGGTACAGACGCATTTCCCTCAGGAGCTTTTCAAGGAAGTTTTGGTATCAGGGCTCTGTTGTACCTCTGTCACCTCTGACGCGTAGGAGAAAATGTGTCTAGTTGAGAGTGGAGTTTCACTAATGATGCATggcttatatttttaaatacacatgTGCCTATGTAACCTTTTCCCCTCTTAGCACTACACAATTCTCTAAACATTGTCTAAACATGAGGTGTGGAATCATTGAGAGATCACTAAGTCAGAGTAGGGCCCCATGGTCCTTCACAGCCTTCAGGTGGGAGCATCCCACCTTGCTTGCCATTTGGGAAAGGGCTCCCTGTGGCTGATGGGACTTTGGTAGTGTTCCTTGGGAATCCCAGGCCTTGCCTGCTTTGTGCCCCAACCAAAAGGCAAGTGGGTCACTGTGGCAGATGCTGCCAGACTGCAGGATGGGGAACAGTGCCCTGCCACAAGCCTGGTATTCTGTGGGACACAGAATAGCTGAGGACTGGGATGCTCGTGATGAGGAGAGCTCATTTTTGTGAGCTCTGTGACTGTTCTCAGTAGACAAGCTTTTCTATATTTTCCCCCCTCAGCCCCCTCCCCATTCATTGCCTCTCTCCAACAGCCCCCCTGGGATGACCTGCTCTCCCTGCCTTATGTAGGAGTGACGTGGCTACACTGTCCTCAGCCCCTCGCAATGCTTCTTCTGAACAGTGTTTTGTGAAGGGATGGTCTGCAGACCCGTGCACTTCCACTTGGAAGAgtccttttcttccctcttgttttttcctccctcctccctcccctcctttgctctcagaaaacatctgtttccAGATGTTGTTCTTGAGTCTAATAAACGCAGCAAAAGGCCTTGAGTTCATATATTTACAATAGCTGGAGATGTCAGCTGCTAGTTAATGGCTCGTTTGAGCACATCAAGACCCCCACATTTCctgggggggtgggaggaggatAAAAAGAGAAGTGGGGTTGGGCTTATTTTCTCCTTACTAAATGGACTGAAAAGGAGAATCTCTCTACAAGGCAGCTTTAGAGATTActgatgggattgagtgcacaGCCATCTCCATGCAGTTGGCCTCAGCTTCCAGCTTCCAGTTAGTGACAGGAAGAgcgtgtttgctttttttttttttaatgaaaagctcCACTTAAAGTGTAGTAAGGAAGGTCTGCTGCTGTTGCCCACCCTTTTCCAGGCCAAATGAAGACTCTCTAGGTAATTTGTTGGCTTGAACCATGTGTGCAGAAGCTTGAAATCTCGTCTGTGCCCGGCTATCTCATTTCTGACTGGCTGTGTATGGTGGTATCTTCTGGAGTCAGAGGGATTGTGGTCTTCTGCAATGAGACCTCTTGGTTGCTTGctatgccctatgaggagtcCCCACACATCATTCCCCTTTGAGCACTGTGTGTCTGTAGCAGAGAAACACTGAGGAACCTCTCTGTGGAGGACTTTGATGCCCACATGTGAATGTCCCAGGATGGATAAAGTGCTGGTGCCAGCTACCGACTGGCAAACCTGGTGGCTCTCTTACCTGTATGTAACCATGTCCAGTACCCTGTTTGACCCAATGCCATGTGCTAGATGTGAAACACTGTGTTCTGTTGTATGGATATATTTGGTTGTCTTGGGAGATGCATATTACCTTATATTTGCTCCAGATTTCATTGCATATATGTGCTGAGGTCTGTAACCACCCCTGGAGGACCAGTTATAAGTAGTGCAAATGTATGGTCACTGTCCTTGTCAAGAACTGGATCAGCCTCCTGGAGAAGAGGCTCTGAGAATTGCTGGTCACTGATTTGCTGAGCATCTGCTTCTACTTGACCGAATTCAAGAGTCACGAACTTACACGAGGGCTGGTTTCAGGCTGGCACCGACCACCTCTTAAGCTGCAGAGGGAGCTGAATGTTGGGCTTAGCTTAACTCCAGGAGCTGTGAGATGACTCTGTGTGCTGGGGCGGTCTCTGGAGGCAGCTTGTTCaacaggcagtgctgcatgctCTACACGCACAGTTGGCTCAAGGTTTGTAGCTAAATTAGTCCATTTGTACTGGCATGGGTTGACAGGCCTCCTAAATGCATTGTAGATAGAAAAATTACCCCTCTACAACCCAGGCTTCCCTGTGAAACCCAGCTGACTGCAGCTTCCCCAGCCTGTGGCAGCTATAACATATCCTGTAAGTGAACTGATcagctggagaggagctggCGGGGAGGCAGGAAAAGGCACTTACAGAGTCATTCAGGCGATGCTCATGACTGGACAGCAGGATCTTTACTGCAAATCAGAGGGAAAGAGTAGAGAGCTCTCCCCAGCTGGTGCAGGGAAATGAAATGTAGACACCCAGCAGATTTCCACTTTCAGCTTAGTGGGTgtattttcctgatttctgaTGCTTCGGCTGGTATAAATGAGACAGCCTTCGGTTAAAGCTATGTATGATAGAAGCAGGTTGTTGCTGTCCTCAGCAGCTGAACCCTGGCCTTTAAGTCATGTTACTTCAGTATCCTCTAGGATGCCTAGCATCCCAGTTATTTCCCCATCTACATCAAcaatttccaaatgtttttatCCTCAGCTTCTCAGCATCTCTTCTTCACTTCTCATTGTCTCagtatttagaaaaaatattgctatgATGGCAGATGGCATTTTAGGTGGCTCTGTGGACCAATGATTTCTGTCCAGCACCAAGAGGCAGAGCCATGGCCTTGAAGAGTCCTTTCCCTCTGCCAGAAAATAGGCTGTGAATGTGTGTGAGTGACTGAGCAAGGGGTGTCAGATGGGGGAGCTGCACCTCCTGAACAAATAGACACCCTGCATGCATCTGGTCTGTGTGTTACACAGCCCTGTTTGCTCATATGAGAAACTGATGAAAAGCTGCAGCCATCAGAGGACTGTTCTCCATGCACACCAGAGTGGTGAGGAGAATTCGATCAGTGAGATGACAACAAACCtgctaaaagaaataaagaatggaTTTCCTGCCTTGCAGACACTAAAACCCCACTTTGGGAAGCGAGTGGCTGCAAAAGGCATGAGGCGGTTCAAAGAATTGGGGCTGTGTGCTACTGGGCCCTCCAAGGGTTtgtctggaggagaagaaacaaGTCTTGCTTGCTTTAGCCTGCTCCCCAAAGGTCTATTTCTTCCAGCCCTCTGAAATGGAGAGCGGGCGAGAGATGAATATGAGTTTTCTCTGCCAATAATTTCCAGCACAGACTGCACGcaaaatcttcatttaaaatgtgtaaATGACAGCAAAGGAGCCACAAGGGAGCCAGATTTTAAGAGACCAATTTGCTGCCCGGCTTTTAACGAGTGCGTGCAGCAATGGGCCCTGTGCTGCTTcgctgctgtgtgtgcacaaGATGTAGATCAAAGGATGGACGGACAGGCAGGGGCTCAGCAGAGCCCGTGTGTCACTCTGGAGGGTAAAATATTGTATGTCATGCTTGGAAAATCTGGGGGAGGTGGGCCTCTTATTCTTGAAGAACAGAAAGGGGCTTTGTTTCCTGGATGCGTGGCTTGGGGCTCCCCTGTAGCACGTTTTGGGGAGGCTGCCTTCTGCTGAGGGGGGTTCTGCCTGTTGCCCTATGTCCAGTGGGATGTGGGGGAGATGATGGGAAGCTCTGCTTCACTAGAGGGCCTCAGCAGATTAATTCCTTTGAACGTCTGTGTTTCCTGGGCTTGTTGGGTCTTAGGACCAGCTCAAGCCCCAGGCGTTTCCCACCTCGTGCTGTGGTTTGCCTGCCTGGGGCATCACTCTCCTCTGCCTTTGGTTAAGTTTTTGTGAGCATCCTTGGCTTTGATCCCCAGCTGTTTCTCTCTGGCTCTCCCCCTGCCCAGCTGTTCCTCCCGAATCCTGGGGTCAAAATACCCCACGGCCCCTTGCCTCGGTGCCGCCTTGGGGTCCGGCTGGGGGCTCGGCAGCCCACTTGTGCCGTCCCATTTGCGCACTCCGGCTGCCGGGAGGAAAGCAAGGCGCGGGCTGGTGCGAGCCCAGCCTCTGCTTTACAATCTCTTTCCTGCCGCTATAAATAACCTCAGCGAGAGCCACTTCAAAGGGAAGGGCTGGCGGCGGAGAGGTGGTTCGGAGACCGAGCGGGACCGGGGCGTCTCACAGCCCGATCCCACCCCGGCGctttgcataaataaataaatcatgcGGAGAAGGAGAGGTGGAGGGAGCGGGCGAGCAGAGGAGGTTACTTTGGGAAGCCGCGGCTCGCTCATCCCAGCCCCGTCTTTTGGAGGGAGTGTGTCATGTTACAGAGGAGCCACGATCAGCCAGAGCGCAGCGTCGCCGGAACAGCTGAGAATTACCTCTCTCTAATGGGGACTTTCATGTGTGAGCTCCTGGCCGGTCTGCGAAGGAACTGAAACTAGCAGcttaaaaggaaatcaaaacCTACCAGCGACTCAAAagactgaaagacagaaaaaaaaaaaaaaaattctcataagatttttttctctctgaatctTTGCTGCAGTTggatccatttttttctttttctttttcttttctttctttttttttttttttttttttttttttttctgcgcccctttttgtatgtgtgtttttattttgcattttttggaCACCCCCGTCCACTTTTGTCATTCTTGCTGTTAACTGTCATTTGCTGGCACCGGGATCTCCTTGGACATTTGTTTTCTATGCCTTCTGGATTGTGCTTCTTGAAATAGGAGGGAGgctttatttattctatttatttatttattgtttctcAGGACAGGGAGGGAATGTTGGAGGAGAAGAGCTGGAAAGGTGTTGGCgaaacagcttttgaaaggGGGTGCGTGGCTACCCCCAGGGCCAGCGACGGGGAGAGATGCTGCCGCCTCCCGCTGCTGCTGGGCTCGGGGCTGCCTGGCATCTCCCTGCTCTCTCTGGTGCTCAGCCTTCTGCTGTACTTTCGGACCTCTGATCTGCAATCCCGGGTGTCCCACTTGGAAGCGGACAGATCCACGCAGCTCCCTGCCTGGCTCTCAGCAGACCAAATGGAGACGGCTATTTTGGGAAGAGTTGACCAACTGCTTGATGAGGTTGGTGTCCTTTCGTTTTGTGTGGATGGTATGCCTTACTATACGTTTTAATGTGTGCACACATATATTTGCATTGCGTGTTTCTCCCCActttagaaatgtatttctgtggGAGTGATGCTGCTAGGCTGAATTTCCCGTGCTTTCAGGTCCCTCCCATCTCTCAAACCTGCCTGCTGTTTGCTTCCCTCAGCCCTAGCCCATGCTGTGTCTGAGCCCTAGCTCTTTGCAAAAGGGGAAACCTCATTCCCATTCCCTGCAGGGGAGAAGAGCCTCCAGCACTCTCTGTTTGGTGACTGGTGGCATTGCCTGCTTAAACAGCTGAGGCTGGAGATTAAATTTGTGAATTCAGTGTTGGTTTGAGACCTGGGAGAGGGACAGGCAAGGTACACTATAGCTGGTGTGACCATGGGAGGAGGGAAAGCCCAAGCTGTGCTGTAGCAGCAGGTAGCTGCTAAAAGGCCAAAGTCGTGACAGGCTGGCTTCTCTGTTGTGTTTGCCCTGAccctttctgctgtgtttggcTTGGGAAGTGAGTTGTGCTGGTGCTGCCAAGATAATTTCTGGTACTGCTGGGGCATCACTGCAAAGCATATGGCCATGCTACACCCATTTGGGTCCCATCCAAACCCCACTAGAGCCAACAGGCTATTCCTCTAAGGATGAggacaggagagctgctgctgaagaagcCTGAGCTTGAGCCAGTAGAGAGGGTGGAAAAGCACGGACTTCCACCATTGATCTGGTAAAGTCTTTCCTTTCACTGAGCTGATGCTAGTGGGGTTTGTATGGGGGTCTTTGCCCCTGGAGGGAGCTCCCTGCAGGAGCCCTTGCTTCATCAGGATGTTGAAGTCATTTTGATACATCAGAGGCTACACAAGCAACATCCCAGAGTGGAGAGCTGTGAGGAGAGTAAGCGCAAGTGCCACTGGTCAGACTTGTACTGCACGGCTGCACCCTTGTGCAGGGGTTGCATTCCCACCAGCGGGCAGAGGATGATGTGTAGCGTCCTCCTCATCACTGATTGCGTGAGTCTCAGGGGAAGCCAGGGTTTATCCTGGGTGATTTGAGACGTGCTGCAGGACCCCTCCTGGGAGCAGTGCCGGGGGGCTGGATGGACAGAGCGTCCTCATGCCTGTGGCACCTTTCTGCCTTTTTATAGCACAGCTTAGCAAGGAAATGGGGCTATCGCACTGCCCACatgcccagcagcaccactgctttctgagcagccctGTGGTGGTCCCAGTCCCACAGCCAGTGCACGGAGCAGCTACAGGACAGGGGCTCCTGCTTCCACGACTGATATTGCTGAGACTGACAGCTGTCTGCTTGGCCAAAGCATCAAAAACAGCTTGGAGAAAGGCACCAGAGCCCAAGCAGGAGATGCCTGGCTCGGGTCTTGAGTTTTTAACATTCAggggagagctgctgcctgcaggcgtagcaggagggctgtgcaCCCTACTGCAGGACTTTCCTTGCCCTCTCTGCCTGCTTTGGCTCAGCTCCTGAAGCAGACGTTTTGGAGGTGGTGGCATGGAACAAGCAGCTGAAGGTGCAGGGTGGAGATCTGCTATGATGGTTGGCTGGCACACACAACCTCGCCATTCTTTTTGTTATGTCTGAAGTGAGGTTAAGTTTTATGGTCTCCCAGAATGGATGGTGAGGGAcaagaaggagagagaaaaacagaaaaggaggaagggaataGGGAAAGATGAGAGAAGAAAGACTGGGAAAATAAGAGACAGTGGTGAGTTGGGCTGGGGAAATAGTGGCTGTGGCCAGAATGGCTGTGGTGGGTGTGAATATGAGATATtcattcctcctcctgccttGCTGCTTCACTGCCACAGTTTCCTCCTGTTTTGACCTTAATGGGTTTCACAGCTTCCAACTCCGCATTAtccatcacacacacaaaaagaaaaaaaaaaaaggtagcaaGGCTTTAAAGAAGCCTCAGCTTTGCAAGGAGCTCACCATGATGGGTGGGGAAGTGGGAGGTGATGGACATAGGAGGGCACTGAAGCAAGGCTGAGGTCAGCCCTTGAAATTTTGTGGGTTTAGGGGAGTGCTGCTGGTGAGCACAGCAGGAAAGGACAAGGTGCTGAGAGCCAGAGGCTCTTGCCCAGGGCATGCTCCATTTTTTGCTATGGATGAGTTAAATCTCTGTTGCTCCTCTTCATTGCTATCCATTCCCTATCTTGTCTGCCCATGAGCTGACGGAATGTAAGAAGCAAAGCTTCTGAAGCCTGGTAGAGGAACTCTAAGTTTGTGCTTAAACTCATATTGCTGTTAGCTAGAGCACATGGTGCCCTCCAGAGTGTGACGTGTTCACATCTGGGTGTCCCCAGGGTGTGCA from Lagopus muta isolate bLagMut1 chromosome 5, bLagMut1 primary, whole genome shotgun sequence includes the following:
- the LOC125693398 gene encoding collagen alpha-1(XIII) chain-like, whose product is MGTWCLCAFPGRSVVLRLVDREGMLEEKSWKGVGETAFERGCVATPRASDGERCCRLPLLLGSGLPGISLLSLVLSLLLYFRTSDLQSRVSHLEADRSTQLPAWLSADQMETAILGRVDQLLDEKLKFHLPRHREVRETHQRCNCPAVLWLSVTQAVQYI